Part of the Pseudomonas sp. P8_241 genome is shown below.
GAGCAGTCGATGAGCAATTTTCTGAAGTGCGGCACTCAATACAGCGATATCCGGGTCGGTGACCAGATTCCGTTGCTGCAACTGCCTGCGATCAACCGCACAACCCTGGCCCTTTACTGTGGTGCTTCGGGTGACCACAACCCGATCCATGTCGACATCGACTTTGCCCGTAAGGCGCGCATGCCCGATGTGTTTGCCCACGGCATGTTGTCGGCGGCCTATCTGGGCCGCTTGCTGACCAACTGGGTGCCACAGCGGCAGATCCGTTCGTT
Proteins encoded:
- a CDS encoding MaoC family dehydratase gives rise to the protein MSNFLKCGTQYSDIRVGDQIPLLQLPAINRTTLALYCGASGDHNPIHVDIDFARKARMPDVFAHGMLSAAYLGRLLTNWVPQRQIRSLSMRFTGITQLAHVPTCSGTITEKFEVDGEQCVRIDITCSNQYGEEKLAGSAVVALA